The Haloterrigena turkmenica DSM 5511 genome includes the window GTCGATTGCCCGCTCCCGGTCAGTCGCACCGGTCGCGATCGATACCCCTGCCGTCCCCGCGGTCACAGCAACAGCGAGACGACCGCGAGGACGACGAACACCAGCACGAGCCACTTCGCGATGGTCATCGACAGCCCGGCGACGCCGCCCGCACCGAGCGCACCGGCGATGATCGCGATCACGAAGAACAGCAGTGCGAGTTCTAACATATCTCTACAGAGGGCTGTTTGATGGATATGGATTCGGCCTTCGTACGCCGTCCACACCGGGGTAGCGCCGTCGCGGCGATATCTCTTGTCGACCGCCGCAACCGTTCGGTCGACTCGACTTACAGGTGATCCTGACTCGAGTCGAGTGCCCCGAACCGAGAGGGGGAACAGCTTCAGCCGGCCGGCGCCGCCTACAGCCGACGCTCGAGTCCGGACGCAGACGTAACAGTGGAAAATCAACCCTCGAGAACTCGAATACCGTCGACCTCAGCCTCGTCGAAATCGTCCCGGCGTCCCGAACGCGTTCGCGTCGATCCGGTAGTCGGCGAGCGTTACTCGTTGAGGTGGGAGCGGTATCCCTTCGGCTCGAACCCGCGCCGGCAGACGACTCGTTTGCGACCGACGGTGATCGCACTGACCTGCCCCTCGTCCTCCATGCGGTCGATGACCTCCTCGAGGTGCTCGTCCGACCAGCCGGTCTCCTGGCGGACGGTCGATCGATCGACGCGGCCGCCGCGTTTGACGAGCAGTCTGAGAATCTTGTCCTCGTCGGGGAGGTCGTGTTCGTCGACCCCGTACTCGATCTCCTCGGCGTAACTCAGTGTTTCGTCCTCGCTGTCGTCCGATTCCTCGCCCGTCGTCTCGCCGTCTTCCGTCTCGCCTGTCGAACCGCTCGACCAGAGCGAGGAAAGACGGGTCCAGAGTGCGTTGAATACCATCCGTTGATCACCCTCCGTGGTCGCTAGTTGTGTCCGTTAGATACCGATCTACCTTGCTTTTGTGTTTCATTTGGTACCTATCTCTGTAGCTGCTAATTATGGTCTGACTATCGTAACGCCGCGGTCGGCGAATAGCACGGGCCTTGCGACCCGCAAGTCGATTATCTCGTCATCGAGCAGACACGCGGTCTCGCCGCGACGCGACGTCACAGCGGACCACGCGCGCAGTGGCCGTTTCGGGCAC containing:
- a CDS encoding DUF1328 family protein, producing the protein MLELALLFFVIAIIAGALGAGGVAGLSMTIAKWLVLVFVVLAVVSLLL
- a CDS encoding helix-turn-helix transcriptional regulator, coding for MVFNALWTRLSSLWSSGSTGETEDGETTGEESDDSEDETLSYAEEIEYGVDEHDLPDEDKILRLLVKRGGRVDRSTVRQETGWSDEHLEEVIDRMEDEGQVSAITVGRKRVVCRRGFEPKGYRSHLNE